A window of the Trichoderma asperellum chromosome 4, complete sequence genome harbors these coding sequences:
- a CDS encoding uncharacterized protein (EggNog:ENOG41): MSPSVEMISKISAPLCKYCLCNSARIGPQVARRYTSLAKPSTNEDEDTQPSSRQENESQSADNGRSSTSEPGAMTRRLQEATEEALFSGGSAGKRAVQDAGFSEELKEKLLSKIADAKFHHDHSSALAAKDLSSAAGEGTRHIATAAPWTGEEDAADTVLRMLDDAKKPLKPELRGTFQPPVVDPRIKRTPVVHPRQRVVNARERASVYAGMGMKEDKGLSDKEREEMRKEFQSRFEPAARVMPATPSGLAALANEQIENAIARGKFKDIARGKGIEIDLARSNPFVDTTEYLLNRIIQRQEIVPPWIEKQQELAKTAHTLRSRLRTDWLRHASRMIASKGGSLEEQMARADDYAAAERLHNPKQGAGAKPEQASTQGDGLDLRPLPRPFRDPDWEKAEHAYLNLSIEQLNSITRSYNLMAPELAKKPYFSLQRELDACFADVAPLISKEIKDRATAPRATTKLTSKPSPFTGGGIMGGLTGKDNVKIYDTRAEPYGFKEWWKDVWKKE; encoded by the coding sequence ATGAGCCCCTCGGTTGAAATGATATCCAAAATTTCAGCACCTTTGTGCAAATATTGCCTGTGCAACTCAGCTCGCATTGGCCCGCAAGTAGCGCGCCGATACACCTCGCTGGCAAAACCCTCGacaaatgaagatgaagacacCCAGCCAAGCTCACGCCAAGAAAATGAATCTCAATCTGCCGATAATGGCCGTTCTTCAACGTCAGAACCCGGGGCAATGACCCGGAGACTGCAAGAGGCAACCGAAGAGGCGTTGTTCAGCGGCGGCTCAGCCGGCAAGCGTGCCGTGCAGGACGCAGGATTCTCCGAAGAgttgaaggagaagctgctgagcaAGATTGCGGATGCAAAATTTCACCACGATCATTCGAGTGCTCTGGCCGCAAAGGATCTCTCATCTGCAGCTGGCGAAGGCACGAGGCATATTGCCACCGCTGCGCCATGGACTGGTGAAGAAGACGCGGCGGATACTGTGTTGAGGATGTTGGATGATGCTAAAAAGCCTCTGAAGCCAGAACTCAGGGGCACATTTCAGCCGCCGGTTGTTGATCCTCGGATAAAACGGACTCCTGTGGTGCATCCTCGTCAGAGGGTGGTGAATGCTCGGGAGAGAGCGTCGGTCTACGCCGGCATGGGCATGAAGGAGGATAAAGGCTTGAGCGATaaagagcgagaagagatgagaaaGGAGTTTCAATCGAGATTCGAGCCAGCCGCACGTGTTATGCCGGCAACGCCGTCTGGTTTGGCCGCGCTGGCGAACGAGCAGATTGAGAATGCCATTGCCAGGGGCAAGTTCAAGGACATTGCTCGTGGTAAAGGGATAGAGATTGATCTCGCTAGGAGCAATCCGTTTGTCGACACGACGGAGTATCTTTTGAATAGGATCATTCAGCGGCAGGAGATTGTGCCCCCGTGgattgagaagcagcaggagctTGCGAAGACGGCACATACGCTTCGCTCGAGGCTGCGGACGGATTGGTTACGCCATGCTTCGAGGATGATTGCCTCGAAGGGGGGGTCGTTGGAGGAGCAAATGGCTAGGGCGGATGATTACGCTGCGGCGGAGAGGCTGCATAATCCTAAACAAGGGGCTGGAGCCAAGCCGGAACAAGCTTCTACACAGGGCGATGGGCTGGACTTAAGGCCCTTACCGAGACCATTTCGTGATCCGGACTGGGAAAAGGCAGAACATGCGTATTTGAACCTGTCGATAGAGCAACTAAACAGTATCACGAGGAGTTACAACCTGATGGCTCCCGAGTTGGCCAAGAAGCCGTACTTCTCTCTGCAGCGAGAACTGGATGCCTGCTTCGCAGACGTTGCGCCCTTGATTTCCAAGGAGATTAAGGATAGGGCTACGGCGCCGCGTGCTACTACGAAGCTGACGTCTAAGCCGTCTCCGTTTACGGGGGGCGGGATTATGGGTGGTTTGACGGGTAAGGATAACGTGAAAATTTATGATACGAGGGCGGAGCCGTATGGGTTTAAGGAGTGGTGGAAGGATGTGTGGAAGAAGGAGTAG
- a CDS encoding uncharacterized protein (EggNog:ENOG41~TransMembrane:12 (i81-102o114-133i145-164o170-196i203-226o246-268i347-366o386-407i416-435o441-462i474-497o503-524i)) — protein MAHAASPEKSALDTSSMEKNIESGNVDEGILGDVRNADGSSLRSGEDILALQDLDPALNMKMHLVNNAIDEIGWTGYHWKLFFLNGFGYAVDSMILLFQSIVATQAYREFGQKGYSNALTIAVYVGMLTGALFWGFSADVIGRKWAFNITLFICSGSCIIAGAMPSWPTLSLFIALLGFGGGGNLILDTTVFLEYLPGNKQWLLTFLAAWWGFGQAITGFIAWGFMVPGKWNCADVETCTKANNWGWRYVLFTGGAIVFVMSILRITVVRLRETPKYLLGLGDDAQVVETFQFLATKYNRPCSLTLEKLQACGEVRTAHSKNRFSFSETRIHFAGLFSNKKMAISTILVWFSWSLIGLCYPLFYVFLPTYLANHGATFHRTVFETWRNYCLTNICGIPGPIIAGYMCNTKLLGRKYTMAIGALITMAFFFAYTAVKTAVQDTTFTCLIACFLNIYYATLYAYTPEVLPSAHRGTGNGVAVAFNRIMGIVSAIVATFANTQTSAPLYICAALFIMAAGVAVVFPYEPYGRRSS, from the exons atggctcaTGCTGCAAGCCCGGAAAAGTCAGCCCTTGACACCAGCTCAATGGAGAAGAATATCGAGAGCGGCAACGTTGATGAGGGGATACTTGGCGATGTCAGAAACGCCGACGGGTCGTCGCTGCGCAGCGGCGAGGATATTCTTGCTCTGCAAGATCTCGACCCGGCCCTGAATATGAAGATGCATCTTGTGAATAAC GCAATTGATGAGATTGGGTGGACTGGCTACCACTGGAAGCTGTTCTTCCTCAATGGATTCGG TTACGCCGTGGATTCCAtgatcctcctcttccaatcCATTGTTGCCACCCAGGCCTACCGTGAATTTGGCCAAAAGGGCTATTCCAATGCTCTTACCATTGCTGTGTACGTCGGTATGCTGACAGGTGCCCTTTTCTGGGGTTTCAGCGCCGATGTCATCGGTCGCAAGTGGGCTTTTAACATCAccctcttcatctgctccgGAAGCTGCATCATCGCTGGTGCTATGCCCAGCTGGCCCACGCTCTCGCTCTTTATTGCTCTCCTCGGTTTTGGTGGAGGTGGCAATCTCATTTTGGATACAACCGTCTTCCTTGAATACTTGCCAGGCAACAAGCAGTGGCTGCTCACTTTCCTCGCCGCTTGGTGGGGTTTTGGACAAGCCATCACCGGTTTTATTGCTTGGGGATTCATGGTGCCTGGGAAGTGGAACTGCGCAGACGTTGAGACCTGCACCAAGGCGAACAACTGGGGCTGGCGTTATGTGCTCTTCACCGGTGGCGCTATCGTCTTTGTCATGTCGATTCTTCGAATCACAGTCGTCAGGCTGCGCGAGACGCCCAAGTatctccttggcctcggcgACGATGCCCAGGTGGTAGAGACTTTCCAGTTCTTGGCTACAAAGTACAACCGCCCATGCTCTTTGACTCTTGAGAAGCTCCAGGCTTGTGGAGAGGTTCGAACGGCGCATAGCAAGAACcgattttccttttctgagACTCGAATTCACTTTGCCGGGCTCTTTAGCAACAAGAAGATGGCCATTTCCACTATCTTGGTCTGGTTCAGCTGGAGTTTGATTGGTCTCTGTTACCCGTTGTTCTATGTCTTCCTTCC TACATATCTTGCAAACCACGGCGCAACCTTTCACCGTACCGTCTTCGAAACCTGGCGTAACTACTGCCTCACCAATATCTGCGGTATTCCCGGCCCCATTATCGCAGGTTACATGTGCAACACGAAGCTGCTTGGCCGCAAATACACCATGGCTATTGGTGCCCTGATCAccatggccttcttctttgcttaCACTGCTGTCAAGACCGCTGTCCAAGATACAACCTTTACCTGTTTAATCGCATGCTTCCTGAATATTTACTACGCCACGCTGTATGCTTACACTCCTGAGGTTTTGCCTAGTGCTCATCGTGGCACTGGTAACGGAGTTGCTGTTGCATTCAACCGTATAATGGGCATTGTATCAGCAATTGTGGCAACTTTTGCAAACACTCAAACATCGGCACCCTTGTATATTTGCGCAgctctcttcatcatggctgcTGGAGTCGCGGTTGTATTCCCATACGAGCCTTATGGGCGTCGGAGCTCATGA
- a CDS encoding uncharacterized protein (EggNog:ENOG41~TransMembrane:11 (n2-10c15/16o25-45i52-71o77-103i110-133o153-175i254-273o293-314i323-342o348-369i381-404o410-431i)), translating to MILLFQSIVATQAYREFGQKGYSNALTIAVYVGMLTGALFWGFSADVIGRKWAFNITLFICSGSCIIAGAMPSWPTLSLFIALLGFGGGGNLILDTTVFLEYLPGNKQWLLTFLAAWWGFGQAITGFIAWGFMVPGKWNCADVETCTKANNWGWRYVLFTGGAIVFVMSILRITVVRLRETPKYLLGLGDDAQVVETFQFLATKYNRPCSLTLEKLQACGEVRTAHSKNRFSFSETRIHFAGLFSNKKMAISTILVWFSWSLIGLCYPLFYVFLPTYLANHGATFHRTVFETWRNYCLTNICGIPGPIIAGYMCNTKLLGRKYTMAIGALITMAFFFAYTAVKTAVQDTTFTCLIACFLNIYYATLYAYTPEVLPSAHRGTGNGVAVAFNRIMGIVSAIVATFANTQTSAPLYICAALFIMAAGVAVVFPYEPYGRRSS from the exons AtgatcctcctcttccaatcCATTGTTGCCACCCAGGCCTACCGTGAATTTGGCCAAAAGGGCTATTCCAATGCTCTTACCATTGCTGTGTACGTCGGTATGCTGACAGGTGCCCTTTTCTGGGGTTTCAGCGCCGATGTCATCGGTCGCAAGTGGGCTTTTAACATCAccctcttcatctgctccgGAAGCTGCATCATCGCTGGTGCTATGCCCAGCTGGCCCACGCTCTCGCTCTTTATTGCTCTCCTCGGTTTTGGTGGAGGTGGCAATCTCATTTTGGATACAACCGTCTTCCTTGAATACTTGCCAGGCAACAAGCAGTGGCTGCTCACTTTCCTCGCCGCTTGGTGGGGTTTTGGACAAGCCATCACCGGTTTTATTGCTTGGGGATTCATGGTGCCTGGGAAGTGGAACTGCGCAGACGTTGAGACCTGCACCAAGGCGAACAACTGGGGCTGGCGTTATGTGCTCTTCACCGGTGGCGCTATCGTCTTTGTCATGTCGATTCTTCGAATCACAGTCGTCAGGCTGCGCGAGACGCCCAAGTatctccttggcctcggcgACGATGCCCAGGTGGTAGAGACTTTCCAGTTCTTGGCTACAAAGTACAACCGCCCATGCTCTTTGACTCTTGAGAAGCTCCAGGCTTGTGGAGAGGTTCGAACGGCGCATAGCAAGAACcgattttccttttctgagACTCGAATTCACTTTGCCGGGCTCTTTAGCAACAAGAAGATGGCCATTTCCACTATCTTGGTCTGGTTCAGCTGGAGTTTGATTGGTCTCTGTTACCCGTTGTTCTATGTCTTCCTTCC TACATATCTTGCAAACCACGGCGCAACCTTTCACCGTACCGTCTTCGAAACCTGGCGTAACTACTGCCTCACCAATATCTGCGGTATTCCCGGCCCCATTATCGCAGGTTACATGTGCAACACGAAGCTGCTTGGCCGCAAATACACCATGGCTATTGGTGCCCTGATCAccatggccttcttctttgcttaCACTGCTGTCAAGACCGCTGTCCAAGATACAACCTTTACCTGTTTAATCGCATGCTTCCTGAATATTTACTACGCCACGCTGTATGCTTACACTCCTGAGGTTTTGCCTAGTGCTCATCGTGGCACTGGTAACGGAGTTGCTGTTGCATTCAACCGTATAATGGGCATTGTATCAGCAATTGTGGCAACTTTTGCAAACACTCAAACATCGGCACCCTTGTATATTTGCGCAgctctcttcatcatggctgcTGGAGTCGCGGTTGTATTCCCATACGAGCCTTATGGGCGTCGGAGCTCATGA